In Dromaius novaehollandiae isolate bDroNov1 chromosome 3, bDroNov1.hap1, whole genome shotgun sequence, the following are encoded in one genomic region:
- the ESCO2 gene encoding N-acetyltransferase ESCO2, with product MTALWANGKKRAGGRDGRESPRAFEGAGRLAAEAALRRSVEDMATVTPRKRNHSSADSDGASLAFETPVKKLMVDFAEDFSPLKKSRNNWYASQIKRSSSSRDEHKENEAVPTKSPLSKKLDNSPLQTASVPTAARREFANSKLSPKTAASYKSIVPVVSFYSKEKRYFTPLERKQLNENYPVGERRNDENLPTAGRTEKTDVNVSRNISSRPAKHTTNSRHGKAVPRKLKKAKGDVPPGKPSIEKENANCLIKKKMDSPFRVLSMTVKPALKLQSGAAFFSARKKSHSGSKKLPVDHKSPQGLPRSPQGNDQPTLLTSNQSNSADTKKSLETSGILRSISVPQKKGKETREEFTSLKIQERGTVCEGKTSLQKSESTSAVQFCTSGSPALEDTDAENRDFDEISSSTAYESDDQEIIPSSQSPREENKKVSSSTAVVYPIFSAPSASKKRTQANVDESATPCGSSPPAKMAHNLQKNKKTKELCKRSKDQMIIDAGQKHFGAVVCKSCGMIYTAASPEDEAQHIQHHERFLEGLRYVGWKKERVVAQFWDGKIVLILPDDPKYAVKKADDVREIVDNELGFKQVTLNCPAKTKMYLFVSNEKMIVGCLVAESIKQAFRVLSEPGAAQSPGQDALQHQRAWRCSATPEPAICGVSRVWVFSLMRRKGIARRMVDVVRNTFMYGCYLSTDEIAFSDPTPDGKLFATKYCQTPNFLVYNFICYNQVKSVSVS from the exons ATGACAGCGCTTTGGGCAAATGGGAAGAAGAGAGCGGGCGGCCGTGACGGGCGGGAGAGCCCGCGCGCTTTTGAAGGCGCGGGACGGTTGGCGGCTGAGGCGGCTCTGAG GCGCTCTGTTGAAGACATGGCAACTGTTACTCCACGAAAAAGGAACCATAGTTCTGCTGATTCTGATGG tgcatCCTTAGCTTTTGAGACTCCAGTGAAAAAACTGATGGTGGACTTTGCTGAAGATTTCTCTCCACTCAAGAAATCGAGAAATAATTGGTATGCTTCTCAAATAAAAAGGTCATCTAGCTCCAGGGATGAGCATAAGGAAAACGAGGCTGTACCAACGAAGTCACCACTGTCAAAGAAGCTGGATAATTCTCCCCTTCAGACAGCCAGTGTTCCCACAGCTGCACGTAGGGAATTTGCAAATTCTAAACTATCCCCAAAGACTGCTGCCTCATACAAGTCCATCGTGCCTGTGGTGTCCTTTTATAGCAAGGAAAAGCGATACTTTACCCCTCTTGAGAGGAAACAATTGAATGAGAACTACCCTGTTGGCGAGAGGAGAAATGATGAAAATCTCCCAACCGCCGGTAGGACCGAGAAGACTGATGTGAACGTCAGCAGGAATATAAGCTCAAGACCAGCCAAGCATACAACAAATTCCAGACATGGCAAAGCTGTCCCCAGAAAGCTTAAGAAAGCAAAGGGAGATGTACCACCTGGTAAACCCAGCATAGAGAAGGAGAATGCTAATTgcctaattaaaaagaaaatggattcaCCTTTCAGAGTCCTGAGCATGACAGTAAAACCAGCTCTGAAACTCCAGTCAGGAGCAGCATTCTTTTCTGCCAGAAAGAAATCACACTCTGGTTCTAAAAAACTACCTGTAGACCATAAGTCACCCCAGGGTCTCCCCAGGTCTCCACAAGGAAATGATCAGCCCACGTTACTGACATCTAATCAGTCTAATTCAGCTGatacaaaaaaaagtcttgagaCTAGTGGCATATTGAGAAGTATTTCTGTGCctcagaagaagggaaaagaaaccaGGGAGGAATTTACAAGTCTCAAAATTCAAGAGAGAGGTACAGTTTGTGAAGGAAAGACATCTCTGCAGAAGAGTGAGAGCACCTCTGCCGTTCAGTTTTGTACTTCAGGATCTCCAGCTCTGGAAGATACTGATGCAGAGAACAGG GATTTTGATGAAATCAGTTCTTCCACAGCCTATGAGTCAGATGATCAGGAGATTATTCCTTCAAGCCAATCTCCACGTGAGGAGAATAAGAAAG TATCCTCTTCAACTGCTGTTGTCTACCCCATATTTAGTGCACCCTCTGCTAGCAAGAAAAG GACACAGGCTAACGTAGATGAATCAGCTACTCCATGCGGATCCAGCCCACCTGCAAAAATGGCTCACAACTTGCAGAAAAACAAGAAGACAAAAGAACTCTGCAAACGCTCCAAAGATCAGATGATAATT GATGCCGGTCAGAAGCATTTTGGGGCTGTTGTTTGCAAGTCATGTGGCATGATCTACACAGCTGCTAGCCCAGAGGATGAAGCCCAACACATCCAGCACCATGAGAGATTCCTCGAGGGACTCAGATATGTG GGCTGGAAGAAAGAACGGGTCGTGGCACAGTTCTGGGATGGGAAAATTGTATTGATTCTTCCAGACGACCCAAAATACGCTGTCAAGAAG GCAGATGATGTGCGAGAAATTGTAGATAATGAACTAGGATTTAAGCAAGTTACATTGAACTGCCCAGCCAAGACTAAAATGTATCTGTTTGTGTCCAACGAGAAGATGATTGTTGGGTGTTTAGTGGCTGAATCAATCAAGCAG GCTTTCCGGGTGCTGTCGGAGCCGGGAGCGGCGCAGTCCCCTGGGCAGGACGCCCTGCAGCACCAGCGAGCCTGGCGCTGCTCCGCAACGCCCGAACCCGCCATCTGCGGAGTCAGCAGAGTCTGGGTGTTCAGCCTGATGCGCAGGAAGGGCATCGCGCGGCGCATGGTGGATGTGGTCAG GAACACGTTCATGTACGGCTGTTACCTAAGCACAGATGAAATCGCCTTCTCTGACCCGACACCAGATGGCAAGCTGTTTGCAACTAAATACTGCCAAACCCCTAACTTCCTTGTTTACAATTTTATCTGTTATAATCAAGTCAAATCAGTTAGTGTAAGCTGA